The genomic DNA TCGGGACGCTGGCTGCCCGATTGAATTCCCAGAACCGAGACGTTGGGAGTGATCGATTTTGCGGTTTCGAGCGAGTCGTTGCTGTGGTGTTCGGTTTCCTCTTCGTCGATGATTGGAAACGGAGAGACGTGGAAGGTGCCGATGCATGTCAGTTCGGTCGCCGTCAACAGCCGAAACGGGTGCTCGCCCAGCGGACAGTCCTCCGCGATTTCAAACTGACAAACGACAGCTTCTTCGATCCGTCCCCCATGCATCAACCCGCGTCTTTTGGGCGGTTCATCGGCGGTCCGAACGTTCACCGCGCGGATGCCCGGTTTGTAGAAGATGATCTCGCGGGGATCGCCGATCGAAACGCCAACGATCGTCACGTCGACGGTCGTACCACGCTGGCCGATGCGCGGCGCGGTCCCTTCGAGGTTCTTCGTCATGGCGGACGCCTGTTGCGCGACGATCAGGCAGCCGAGGATGGCAAGCGTGCGGTTGAAAATATGCATGGTGCGGTCGTTCAATGGAATGTGGGGCGGGAGCATCGCCAGGACATTGCGGTCGCTGGCGATGGTCAAACTTGCGGGATCGGAACTCGCGTGCGACTAGGCGAGCAAGCCGTTAACCAGTTTGCCTTCTTTGATGATTTCGATCGGACGGGTTCCGAAGGCTAACAGTTCTTTCGAAGCATCGATTCCCAGTTGGTGGTAGATCGTATGCATCAGGTTTTCCAACGGGACCGCATCGCGAGCCGGTTCGGCACCGGTGGCATCGCTGACACCGTACATCTGCCCACGCGTGAATCCACCGCCGGCGATCAGGTTGGAATAACAACGGGCCCAGTGGTCACGCCCCGCGTCGCTGTTCACCTTCGGCGTGCGGCCGAATTCCGTGGTGACCCAGAAGATCGTCGTGTCTAGCAGGCCGCGACGATCCAGGTCGGTGACCATGCCGGTGATCGCGGCGTCCAGTGCTGGAATCTGGTCCAGCGTGTTGCTGCGAACGTCGACGTGACAATCCCATGAGCCGTAGTTAACCGTAACGAAACGAACACCCGACTCCACCAGCCGCCGCGCGACGATCAATCGTTCGGCCAACCCCTTGGGATGGAAGCGGTTGTCGGGGCCTTTGAGTCCCACGACATCGCTGCCATAAAGTTGCCGCGTCTCGTCGGTTTCATCATCCAATGAGAACGCAGCTTGCGCCTGGGCCGAGGTGAGCACGGTGTAAGCTTGTTTGTAGAAATCGTCCATCGTGTCCAACGTGCCGCGGTCGGCTTCCAATTGGCGGATCCGTTGTTCGACGATCTGACGTGCCGATTGGCGGCGATCAAAACGCTCCATCGAGACGTTTTTGGGAATCGAGAAATCTTTGACCTGATATCCGCGGGCGCCCGGGTCCGAATCGGTCTCGAACGCACCGTAAGTACTGCTGAGGAAACCCGTTCCGCCAGCGAAGGCGTTCTGGTTTGGAATCGCGACATAGGGCGGAAGCTCGCCACGTTTGCCCAATTCGTGCGAAACGACGCTACCCATTTGAGGGAAATCGATCACGGCGGTGGGGGTGTATCCGGTGAACAGGTGATAAGTCGCTTGTTGGTGATCGGGGATCCGTCCGACGACGCTGCGAATCACCGTCAGCTTGTCTGCGACCGCGGAGGTGCGGGGAAATGTGTCGCTGAGAATGTCGCCGGTGTTGGTCTTCATCACGCCAAACTGGCCGCGGATATCGATCGGCGCTTCGGGTTTGGGGTCGAGCGATTCCTGTTGTTGGAGACCGCCTCCCAGGTGCAGTTGGATCACGCTAAGCGCTTTGGCTTCGCGTTTTTGTCCAGCGACTTGAGTGAACGCTTTGCTTTCGGCAGCTTCCATCCGAAGCATGTCGGCCATCGACAATCCCAGCGCGCCGCACACGCCGGCTTGAAGAACTTTGCGTCGAGAGGTGAGTGTTCTGTTCATAGGGAAATCCTTGTTGGGGCTTCGCTGGGCAAGGTTTGAATGATGTGGGAAGTGAGCTATTTCGAAAGCGGCCAGAAGTGAATATTTCCGTTCAGATCGCCGGCGATGACTTTCGCATCGCTGGATGTGGCGACGCTGATCGGCAGTCCTGTTGGTACTTTAATCGATCCCAGCGGAGTGCCGTTCGGTTTCCATGTCCGCACGTGTTGGTCGCGTCCGCAGGAGATCAAGTTTCCGCTGGCATCGAATCGTGCCGAGAGTACACCGTTGGGGATCTCGCCGTACGGAACGTCGGCGGGACGCGCCGGCGGGTGCGCTTTGCCGCGATTGACCACGGGAAAACCATCGCCAGCATCCCACCAGATCAACGAGCCGTCTTCGCCGGCCGATGCTAACAACTTGCCATCGGTGCGCCAGTCGAGCGAGGTGACTGTCGCTTTGTGTTCGGACAGATTTAAGAGGATCCCGCCGCTGGCTGCGTCCCATAAATGAATCGCTCCGGTTCGGTCGCCGCTGACCAGTTGATGCCCCTCGGGGCTGAAGGCCAATGAGGTGATCCAGTCGGTGTGTTTTTCCAGTTTGTGTTGCAGTTTCCCGTCTTTGGTCGAATAAACTTTCACAACGCGGCCGGTTCCACCCAACGCGACCAATGTTTGATCGGCGCTGATATCGGCAGCAAGGACCGCGTCGATCTCGTCGCCGATTTCGGCTAACCGTCGGCCGGTCTTCACATCGAACAACACAACGCGTCCCGATTCGACGGGACGTCCACCGGCAACCATCAACAGATTTCCATCGCGGCTGAAGCGGATTACATGGGGCTCACCATCGGGAAACGGCAACTGGCCGATCTCTTCTTCGGTTTCAGTGTTGAACAATCGAATATGGTTTTGGGCCGCGACGGCGACAAGAGGTGCCCAAGGGCTGGCGGCCATCGCCAGCACCGGCAGCGGATGAACGACTTTGGGAACCGAGATTTCGGGAAGCGCTTCGGGCATCGCGGGAGATTCGGGGCGGCCGCCGGCGCCCGCGGCCGGTTGGAAACTGATGTCACGCGATTTGGTCATCGACTTGCTGGTTGCCGATTCGCGCAATCCCGAATCGATCCATTGCCGGATCAATTGGACCTCGGCATCGGGCATCGCGGGACTTTCCGGAGGCATGCGGATCGCGGGATCGGAATCGGTAATGATTTGAACCAACAGACTTTGGCTGGATCGTCCCGCCACGACCAATGCGCCGCCGCTGCCGCCACGCATTACTCCGGTGAACGACTGCATATTAATGTCCGCTTGTTGGTCGTCATCGCCATGACATTTCAGGCAGTACTTGCGGAGCAGTGGTTTGATGTGGTCGTCGTAGTTCGGCGATTCCGCGGCGGCGGAAAACGATGCGAACAACAGGGGCATCGCCAAGGTGGAGATCAGGTATTTCATAAGTACTTCGTAAGTGTTTGCTATGGATGATGCGCCGCGTGAGGTAGAGCAGGCACTTCCACGTTAAGTGTTGGGTTTTCTGGCTGCCATAATAAACTCGGGCGGCCACGTTGGACGTGGGCCAGGATTTCTTCGCGCGTTAGGGCCCGATTCCAAATCGCCAAATCATCGATTCGGCCGCGGAATGACCGCGAGGGTTGGTGGTTCATCGTTGCTGGAGGCAACCAATTGCCCAGCCGGCAATGCGCCAATGAAATTCGTTCTTCTTCGACTTCGCCGCGAAACATCGATTCAGTCACCAAGCTCCCATTCACATAAATCGAATGTTTTCGCGTGGGGAACGAAGCGATGGAGACGACATGACACCATTTGTTTTGCGGTACCGGATTTCCAACCCAGCGGTAATCGCTCCGGTTGAAACCGACAATTCCACCCCGGGGGAGTCCAAACCGAGTCAATTGAAAATGCATGCCGCCGCGTTGGGTCGCATTGGAGTTCAGGATCGCATTCATCTCATTTTCGTATCGATCGGATTTGATCCAGGCGGCGACCGAGATCTCGGGCGATTCAACGGGGAT from Rosistilla carotiformis includes the following:
- a CDS encoding DUF1501 domain-containing protein, producing MNRTLTSRRKVLQAGVCGALGLSMADMLRMEAAESKAFTQVAGQKREAKALSVIQLHLGGGLQQQESLDPKPEAPIDIRGQFGVMKTNTGDILSDTFPRTSAVADKLTVIRSVVGRIPDHQQATYHLFTGYTPTAVIDFPQMGSVVSHELGKRGELPPYVAIPNQNAFAGGTGFLSSTYGAFETDSDPGARGYQVKDFSIPKNVSMERFDRRQSARQIVEQRIRQLEADRGTLDTMDDFYKQAYTVLTSAQAQAAFSLDDETDETRQLYGSDVVGLKGPDNRFHPKGLAERLIVARRLVESGVRFVTVNYGSWDCHVDVRSNTLDQIPALDAAITGMVTDLDRRGLLDTTIFWVTTEFGRTPKVNSDAGRDHWARCYSNLIAGGGFTRGQMYGVSDATGAEPARDAVPLENLMHTIYHQLGIDASKELLAFGTRPIEIIKEGKLVNGLLA
- a CDS encoding c-type cytochrome domain-containing protein, coding for MKYLISTLAMPLLFASFSAAAESPNYDDHIKPLLRKYCLKCHGDDDQQADINMQSFTGVMRGGSGGALVVAGRSSQSLLVQIITDSDPAIRMPPESPAMPDAEVQLIRQWIDSGLRESATSKSMTKSRDISFQPAAGAGGRPESPAMPEALPEISVPKVVHPLPVLAMAASPWAPLVAVAAQNHIRLFNTETEEEIGQLPFPDGEPHVIRFSRDGNLLMVAGGRPVESGRVVLFDVKTGRRLAEIGDEIDAVLAADISADQTLVALGGTGRVVKVYSTKDGKLQHKLEKHTDWITSLAFSPEGHQLVSGDRTGAIHLWDAASGGILLNLSEHKATVTSLDWRTDGKLLASAGEDGSLIWWDAGDGFPVVNRGKAHPPARPADVPYGEIPNGVLSARFDASGNLISCGRDQHVRTWKPNGTPLGSIKVPTGLPISVATSSDAKVIAGDLNGNIHFWPLSK